Proteins encoded by one window of Vidua chalybeata isolate OUT-0048 chromosome 10, bVidCha1 merged haplotype, whole genome shotgun sequence:
- the CCDC195 gene encoding putative coiled-coil domain-containing protein 195, translated as MEGNTHLLQVIRKMRSQINKLERENRALKGELRGCGQTAVPARGDGSGAASRWELALGAEGPAASPASLPGGAAAAAAPREHADTAMTVRRYPTISPAPAPSSTRSHWAGRKPPSTGLLEVPGSAQPPAPPAAAQLTREEEKGLEKSPASCLCYSHSSNTKLFQEHVYKCQGKVKAVSFLLPTDMSSFAEKQGSLKSPQNQSTKHLMTITEKDM; from the exons ATGGAGGGGAACACGCACCTCCTGCAGGTCATCCGCAAGATGCGTTCCCAAATCAACAAGCTGGAGCGGGAAAACAGGGCCCTGAAGGGAGAGCTGCGGGGCTGCGGGCAGACGGCGGTGCCGGCACGGGGAGATGGGAGCGGCGCTGCGAGCAGATGGGAGCTCGCCCTTGGTGCCGAGGGACCGGCGGCATCCCCAGCATCGCTGCCGGGCGGCGCCGCGGCCGCTGCAGCGCCGAGGGAGCACGCAG aCACTGCCATGACTGTGAGACGCTACCCCAccatctccccagctcctgctccttccagcacAAGGTCCCACTGGGCTGGCAGGAAGCCTCCAAGCACTGGGCTCCTGGAGGTgccaggcagtgcccagccaccagcccctcctgctgcagcacagctcaccagggaagaggagaaagggCTTGAAAAATCACCAGCCAGTTGTCTCTGCTACAGCCACTCCAGCAACACGAAGCTGTTTCAGGAGCACGTCTATAAGTGCCA GGGTAAAGTGAAGGCTGTGAGTTTCCTCTTACCAACAGATATGTCATCATTTGCTGAAAAGCAAGGTTCTCTCAAAAGCCCACAAAATCAGAGCACAAAACATCTGATGACCATCACTGAAAAGGATATGTGA
- the LOC128792856 gene encoding guanylate cyclase soluble subunit beta-2-like isoform X2 has product MPDGSPKHVVFTTLLRQEYCLLCCRLQAGVQDSFLTFEVYKDEITMQLVDKACKVLGVPADTVLREFGKYFFEFCKRSGYDHMLRTLGGNLYEFIENLDALHSYLSLSYQEMNAPSFRVEKNEDGSMHLHYYSDRRGLCHIVPGIIGAAALDFFNIEISMKIVNQTEEEERTGKKEHIVFLVTQNPLFPCKERNEFSSSSQCLVDSEKQIENQLNKEDLEKAKNANGDRGNSVCPAKKSHWKTLRGIITLGKGKLLRGFDPVYPKSLWIDTKTFCNGLPFHMVFDKELKVKQAGVSIQKIVPGLQTMGICLDQYFRIVHPEVPFTISSIQKFINSQFVFQTRREMMPESWKERPMLELRGQMMWMESLQCMLYLCSPLLRTLHELEERQMHIADIAPHDVTRDLILLNQQRLAEMELSSQLERKKEELRILSKHLEEEKKKTEALLYAMLPQHVANQLKEGKRVEAGEFKECTILFSDVVTFTNICAQCEPIQIVLMLNSMYLRFDRLTTVHDVYKVETIGDAYMVVGGVPVPVPTHAERVANFALGMIMAAKGVQNPVSGNPIQIRVGIHTGPVLAGVVGEKMPRYCLFGDTVNIASRMESHGVPSKIHLSSSAYQCLKYKNFEITERGEIEVKGKGKMHTYFLIRNKSATENEIMGRPMKDLDSGHESVQSFPEGKNETIPSSHQPATQTEQKKDQTPAIAMKYVDGPTDAQNSLKRRNQMKVGDLTGKTCDSKSDGSLHGNQHADDGPRPPNQGRVKPAAEEPQNRNVRSNFCTLL; this is encoded by the exons ATGCCAGATGGGTCACCCAAGCATGTTGTATTTACAACACTGCTGAGACAAGAATATTGTCTTCTCTGTTGTAGGCTGCAGGCTGGAGTCCAGGATTCTTTCTTGACTTTTGAGGTTTACAAAGATGAGATCACAATGCAGCTTGTCGACAAAGCCTGCAAAGTATTAG GTGTTCCTGCTGACACTGTTCTGAGGGAGTTTGGAAAGTATTTCTTTGAATTCTGTAAGCGCTCAGGCTATGACCACATGCTGAGGACACTGGGTGGAAATCTCTATGAGTTCATAGAGAACCTGGATGCATTGCACAGCTACCTGTCCCTTTCTTACCAG gaGATGAATGCACCATCTTTTAGAGTAGAAAAGAATGAAGATGGGTCAATGCATTTACATTACTATTCAGACAGAAGAGGTCTGTGCCATATTGTGCCAG GAATCATTGGTGCAGCAGccctggatttttttaacattgaGATTTCAATGAAAATAGTCAATCAAacagaagaagaggaaagaactgggaaaaaagaaCATATTGTTTTTCTTGTCACTCAGAACCCTCTATTTCCGtgcaaggaaagaaatgaattttcttcctcatctcAATGTCTTGTTgactctgaaaaacaaattgaGAACCAACTGAATAAAGAG GACCTTGAAAAAGCCAAGAATGCAAATGGTGACAGAGGAAACTCTGTTTGTCCTGCTAAGAAAAGTCATTGGAAAACATTAAGAGGAATAATCACATTAGGAAAAG GTAAGCTCCTGAGAGGATTTGATCCTGTTTATCCCAAGAGCCTCTGGATTGacacaaaaacattttgcaatGGACTTCCTTTTCATATGGTTTTTGACAAAGAG ctcAAAGTGAAGCAAGCTGGAGTGAGCATTCAAAAGATTGTACCTGGCCTTCAGACCATGGGCATCTGCTTGGATCAGTATTTCAGGATCGTTCACCCAGAAGTACCCTTCACCATCTCCAGCATTCAGAAATTCATCAACAGCCAATTTGTTTTCCAGACTAGGAGAGAGATGATGCCTGAGTCATGGAAAGAGCGGCCAATGCTAGAGCTAAGAG GCCAGATGATGTGGATGGAGTCCCTGCAGTGCATGCTGTACCTCTGCTCACCTCTGCTTCGCACTCTGCACGAGCTGGAGGAGCGGCAGATGCACATTGCAGACATCGCCCCTCACGACGTCACCAGGGATTTGATTCTCCTCAATCAGCAGCGACTGGCAGAGATGGAGCTCTCCAGCCAgctggagaggaagaaggaagagctgcGGATCCTGTCGAAGcacctggaggaggagaagaagaagactGAAGCTCTGCTCTATGCCATGCTTCCCCAGCACGTGGCCAACCAGCTGAAAGAGGGGAAGCGAGTTGAGGCAG GAGAGTTCAAGGAGTGCACTATATTGTTCAGTGATGTGGTGACCTTTACCAACATTTGTGCCCAGTGTGAGCCTATTCAGATAGTTCTCATGTTAAATTCAATGTACCTGAGATTTGACAGACTGACCACAGTGCATGATGTGTACAAG GTGGAGACGATTGGAGATGCCTACATGGTGGTAGGGGGGGTCCCTGTGCCTGTACCCACCCACGCAGAGCGAGTTGCTAATTTTGCCTTGGGCATGATAATGGCAGCCAAAGGAGTACAGAACCCAGTTTCTGGAAATCCTATCCAA ATTCGAGTTGGGATCCATACAGGTCCTGTCTTGGCGGGGGTTGTTGGAGAAAAGATGCCTCGTTACTGCCTGTTTGGAGACACGGTGAATATCGCCTCGCGGATGGAGAGCCACGGCGTCCCCAGCAAAATCCACCTGAGCTCCAGTGCCTATCA GTGCCTAAAATACAAGAATTTTGAGATTactgaaagaggagaaatagaagtaaaaggcaaagggaaaatgCACACATACTTCCTCATTAGAAATAAATCTGCAACTGAGAATGAGATTATGGGAAGGCCAATGAAAGATTTAGATTCTGGCCATGAATCTGTTCAGTCCTTTCCAGAAGGCAAGAATGAAACTATACCAAGTTCTCATCAGCCAG CTACTCAGACTGAGCAAAAGAAGGACCAAACCCCAGCTATTGCAATGAAGTATGTTGATGGCCCCACAGATGCACAAAACAGCctcaaaagaagaaatcagaTGAAAGTTGGAGATTTAACAG GCAAAACTTGTGATTCCAAAAGTGATGGGAGTCTCCATGGCAACCAGCATGCAGATGATGGTCCTCGTCCTCCAAACCAGGGAAGAGTCAAACCTGCTGCTGAAGAGCCACAGAATAGAAATGTTCGCTCTAATTTTTGCACTTTACTCTAA
- the LOC128792856 gene encoding guanylate cyclase soluble subunit beta-2-like isoform X1 — protein MNAPSFRVEKNEDGSMHLHYYSDRRGLCHIVPGIIGAAALDFFNIEISMKIVNQTEEEERTGKKEHIVFLVTQNPLFPCKERNEFSSSSQCLVDSEKQIENQLNKEDLEKAKNANGDRGNSVCPAKKSHWKTLRGIITLGKGKLLRGFDPVYPKSLWIDTKTFCNGLPFHMVFDKELKVKQAGVSIQKIVPGLQTMGICLDQYFRIVHPEVPFTISSIQKFINSQFVFQTRREMMPESWKERPMLELRGQMMWMESLQCMLYLCSPLLRTLHELEERQMHIADIAPHDVTRDLILLNQQRLAEMELSSQLERKKEELRILSKHLEEEKKKTEALLYAMLPQHVANQLKEGKRVEAGEFKECTILFSDVVTFTNICAQCEPIQIVLMLNSMYLRFDRLTTVHDVYKVETIGDAYMVVGGVPVPVPTHAERVANFALGMIMAAKGVQNPVSGNPIQIRVGIHTGPVLAGVVGEKMPRYCLFGDTVNIASRMESHGVPSKIHLSSSAYQCLKYKNFEITERGEIEVKGKGKMHTYFLIRNKSATENEIMGRPMKDLDSGHESVQSFPEGKNETIPSSHQPATQTEQKKDQTPAIAMKYVDGPTDAQNSLKRRNQMKVGDLTGKTCDSKSDGSLHGNQHADDGPRPPNQGRVKPAAEEPQNRNVRSNFCTLL, from the exons ATGAATGCACCATCTTTTAGAGTAGAAAAGAATGAAGATGGGTCAATGCATTTACATTACTATTCAGACAGAAGAGGTCTGTGCCATATTGTGCCAG GAATCATTGGTGCAGCAGccctggatttttttaacattgaGATTTCAATGAAAATAGTCAATCAAacagaagaagaggaaagaactgggaaaaaagaaCATATTGTTTTTCTTGTCACTCAGAACCCTCTATTTCCGtgcaaggaaagaaatgaattttcttcctcatctcAATGTCTTGTTgactctgaaaaacaaattgaGAACCAACTGAATAAAGAG GACCTTGAAAAAGCCAAGAATGCAAATGGTGACAGAGGAAACTCTGTTTGTCCTGCTAAGAAAAGTCATTGGAAAACATTAAGAGGAATAATCACATTAGGAAAAG GTAAGCTCCTGAGAGGATTTGATCCTGTTTATCCCAAGAGCCTCTGGATTGacacaaaaacattttgcaatGGACTTCCTTTTCATATGGTTTTTGACAAAGAG ctcAAAGTGAAGCAAGCTGGAGTGAGCATTCAAAAGATTGTACCTGGCCTTCAGACCATGGGCATCTGCTTGGATCAGTATTTCAGGATCGTTCACCCAGAAGTACCCTTCACCATCTCCAGCATTCAGAAATTCATCAACAGCCAATTTGTTTTCCAGACTAGGAGAGAGATGATGCCTGAGTCATGGAAAGAGCGGCCAATGCTAGAGCTAAGAG GCCAGATGATGTGGATGGAGTCCCTGCAGTGCATGCTGTACCTCTGCTCACCTCTGCTTCGCACTCTGCACGAGCTGGAGGAGCGGCAGATGCACATTGCAGACATCGCCCCTCACGACGTCACCAGGGATTTGATTCTCCTCAATCAGCAGCGACTGGCAGAGATGGAGCTCTCCAGCCAgctggagaggaagaaggaagagctgcGGATCCTGTCGAAGcacctggaggaggagaagaagaagactGAAGCTCTGCTCTATGCCATGCTTCCCCAGCACGTGGCCAACCAGCTGAAAGAGGGGAAGCGAGTTGAGGCAG GAGAGTTCAAGGAGTGCACTATATTGTTCAGTGATGTGGTGACCTTTACCAACATTTGTGCCCAGTGTGAGCCTATTCAGATAGTTCTCATGTTAAATTCAATGTACCTGAGATTTGACAGACTGACCACAGTGCATGATGTGTACAAG GTGGAGACGATTGGAGATGCCTACATGGTGGTAGGGGGGGTCCCTGTGCCTGTACCCACCCACGCAGAGCGAGTTGCTAATTTTGCCTTGGGCATGATAATGGCAGCCAAAGGAGTACAGAACCCAGTTTCTGGAAATCCTATCCAA ATTCGAGTTGGGATCCATACAGGTCCTGTCTTGGCGGGGGTTGTTGGAGAAAAGATGCCTCGTTACTGCCTGTTTGGAGACACGGTGAATATCGCCTCGCGGATGGAGAGCCACGGCGTCCCCAGCAAAATCCACCTGAGCTCCAGTGCCTATCA GTGCCTAAAATACAAGAATTTTGAGATTactgaaagaggagaaatagaagtaaaaggcaaagggaaaatgCACACATACTTCCTCATTAGAAATAAATCTGCAACTGAGAATGAGATTATGGGAAGGCCAATGAAAGATTTAGATTCTGGCCATGAATCTGTTCAGTCCTTTCCAGAAGGCAAGAATGAAACTATACCAAGTTCTCATCAGCCAG CTACTCAGACTGAGCAAAAGAAGGACCAAACCCCAGCTATTGCAATGAAGTATGTTGATGGCCCCACAGATGCACAAAACAGCctcaaaagaagaaatcagaTGAAAGTTGGAGATTTAACAG GCAAAACTTGTGATTCCAAAAGTGATGGGAGTCTCCATGGCAACCAGCATGCAGATGATGGTCCTCGTCCTCCAAACCAGGGAAGAGTCAAACCTGCTGCTGAAGAGCCACAGAATAGAAATGTTCGCTCTAATTTTTGCACTTTACTCTAA